One stretch of Amycolatopsis sp. 195334CR DNA includes these proteins:
- the trpC gene encoding indole-3-glycerol phosphate synthase TrpC, with protein sequence MTVLEDIVEGVRADLATREAELPFDELKRRAAEVAPPRDVMAALRESGIGVIAEVKRRSPSKGELASIADPAALAKDYADAGARVISVLTEQRRFGGSLADLDAVRAAVDVPILRKDFVVSPYQVHEARLHGADMVLLIVAALEQNALVALLDRVESLGMTALVEIHNAEEADRALEAGASVIGVNARNLHTLEVDRDVFSRLAPGLPMDVYKVAESGVRGPGDLMSYAGQGADAVLVGEGLVASDDPKAALVKLVTAGSHPACPRPSR encoded by the coding sequence GTGACTGTTCTCGAAGACATCGTCGAAGGCGTCCGTGCCGACCTCGCCACCCGCGAGGCGGAGCTCCCGTTCGACGAGCTGAAGCGCCGGGCCGCCGAGGTCGCGCCGCCGCGCGACGTGATGGCCGCCCTGCGGGAATCGGGCATCGGCGTGATCGCCGAGGTCAAGCGGCGCAGCCCGTCGAAGGGTGAACTGGCCTCGATCGCGGACCCCGCGGCGCTGGCCAAGGACTACGCCGACGCCGGTGCGCGGGTGATCAGCGTGCTGACCGAGCAGCGCCGCTTCGGCGGTTCGCTGGCCGACCTGGACGCGGTGCGCGCCGCGGTGGACGTCCCGATCCTGCGCAAGGACTTCGTGGTCAGCCCGTACCAGGTGCACGAGGCCCGCCTGCACGGCGCGGACATGGTGCTGCTGATCGTGGCGGCGCTGGAGCAGAACGCGCTGGTGGCCCTGCTGGACCGGGTCGAGTCGCTCGGCATGACGGCGCTGGTGGAGATCCACAACGCCGAGGAGGCCGACCGCGCGCTCGAAGCCGGTGCCTCGGTGATCGGCGTGAACGCGCGCAACCTGCACACCCTCGAGGTGGACCGGGACGTGTTCAGCAGGCTGGCCCCCGGGCTGCCGATGGACGTGTACAAGGTCGCCGAGTCGGGCGTGCGCGGGCCGGGCGACCTGATGTCCTACGCGGGCCAGGGCGCGGACGCGGTGCTGGTCGGTGAGGGCCTGGTCGCTTCCGACGACCCGAAGGCGGCGCTGGTGAAGCTGGTCACCGCCGGTTCGCACCCGGCGTGCCCGAGGCCCAGCCGATGA
- a CDS encoding ABC transporter permease, whose translation MKRLLTGISVALLGVPVLIALAGPLLADAVSRPPGLPYSGDGPLGTDGLGRDVLGMLLVGGRTTLGVALLAVVFAYLAGGLIGLVAASTRRRVLDEALIRPLDILLPLPSLLVISVVAVGWRGDPLAIALAVGAVNVPTVARLVRAAALDAASGPTVEALRMQGESWARIQFGFIARSALPPVLADIGTRITLAVFIVASANFLGLGLNPTSPDWAVTVSRNREGLILQPWSVLAPALMIVAFTLGLNLLADRLLAGRREVVAA comes from the coding sequence GTGAAGCGCCTGCTGACCGGGATTTCGGTGGCACTGCTGGGGGTGCCGGTGCTGATCGCGCTGGCCGGACCGCTGCTGGCCGACGCGGTTTCGCGCCCGCCGGGGCTGCCCTACAGCGGGGACGGGCCGCTCGGCACGGACGGGCTCGGCCGGGATGTGCTCGGCATGCTGCTCGTCGGCGGCCGCACCACGCTCGGCGTCGCGTTGCTCGCGGTGGTTTTCGCTTATCTGGCAGGCGGCCTGATCGGGCTGGTCGCCGCGTCGACCCGCCGCCGGGTGCTGGACGAGGCACTGATCCGGCCGCTGGACATCCTGCTGCCGCTGCCCTCGCTGCTGGTGATCAGCGTGGTCGCGGTCGGCTGGCGCGGGGATCCGCTGGCCATCGCGCTGGCGGTCGGGGCGGTCAACGTGCCGACCGTGGCGAGGCTGGTGCGGGCGGCCGCGCTGGACGCGGCGAGCGGGCCCACCGTGGAGGCGTTGCGCATGCAGGGCGAATCGTGGGCCCGCATCCAGTTCGGCTTCATCGCGCGCTCGGCGCTGCCGCCGGTGCTGGCCGACATCGGCACCCGCATCACGCTCGCGGTGTTCATCGTGGCGTCGGCGAACTTCCTCGGCCTCGGGCTGAACCCGACCTCACCGGACTGGGCGGTGACCGTCTCGCGCAACCGGGAGGGCCTGATCCTGCAACCGTGGTCGGTGCTCGCGCCGGCGTTGATGATCGTCGCCTTCACGCTCGGGCTGAACCTGCTCGCCGACCGGTTGCTCGCCGGCCGCCGGGAGGTGGTCGCGGCATGA
- the trpB gene encoding tryptophan synthase subunit beta: MSEAEPTKQHERTEHDPDAKGHFGPYGGRFMPEALIAAMDELSAEYDKARLDPEFTGEFARLLRDYAGRPSLLTEAPRFAAHAGGARIFLKREDLNHTGSHKINNVLGQALLTRRMGKKRVIAETGAGQHGVATATACALLDLDCVVYMGEVDTQRQALNVARMKLLGAEVIPVKTGSRTLKDAINEALRDWVTNVDTTHYLLGTAAGGHPFPVMVRNFHKIIGEEARRQILEQAGRLPDVVAACVGGGSNAIGIFHGFIDDPGVRLVGLEPGGKGLDSGEHGATLTEGTPGMLHGALSYLLQDEDGQTIEAYSISAGLDYPGVGPEHSWLKDTGRAEYRAVTDAEAMEAMKLLSRTEGIIPAVESAHALAGAIKLGQELGEDGLIVVNLSGRGDKDMDTAAKFFGLVPEEELS, encoded by the coding sequence ATGAGCGAAGCGGAGCCGACGAAGCAGCACGAGCGCACCGAGCACGACCCGGACGCCAAGGGCCACTTCGGCCCGTACGGCGGCCGGTTCATGCCGGAGGCGCTGATCGCGGCGATGGACGAGCTGTCCGCGGAGTACGACAAGGCGCGGCTCGACCCGGAGTTCACCGGGGAGTTCGCCCGGCTGCTGCGGGACTACGCCGGTCGCCCGTCGCTGCTCACCGAGGCGCCGCGGTTCGCCGCGCACGCCGGTGGCGCCCGGATCTTCCTCAAGCGCGAGGACCTCAACCACACCGGTTCGCACAAGATCAACAACGTGCTGGGCCAGGCGCTGCTCACCCGCCGGATGGGCAAGAAGCGGGTCATCGCGGAGACCGGCGCCGGTCAGCACGGGGTGGCCACCGCCACCGCCTGCGCGCTGCTGGACCTCGACTGCGTGGTCTACATGGGCGAGGTGGACACCCAGCGCCAGGCGCTGAACGTGGCCAGGATGAAGCTGCTCGGCGCCGAGGTGATCCCGGTCAAGACCGGTTCGCGGACGCTGAAGGACGCGATCAACGAGGCCCTGCGCGACTGGGTGACCAACGTCGACACGACGCACTACCTGCTGGGCACCGCGGCCGGTGGCCACCCGTTCCCGGTGATGGTGCGCAACTTCCACAAGATCATCGGTGAGGAGGCCCGCCGTCAGATCCTGGAACAGGCCGGTCGTCTGCCGGACGTGGTCGCGGCGTGCGTCGGCGGCGGCTCGAACGCCATCGGCATCTTCCACGGCTTCATCGACGACCCCGGGGTCCGGCTGGTCGGGCTGGAGCCGGGCGGCAAGGGCCTGGACAGCGGGGAGCACGGCGCCACGCTGACCGAGGGCACCCCCGGCATGCTGCACGGCGCGCTGTCCTACCTGCTGCAGGACGAGGACGGCCAGACCATCGAGGCCTACTCGATCTCCGCCGGGCTGGACTACCCCGGCGTCGGCCCCGAGCACTCGTGGCTCAAGGACACCGGGCGGGCCGAGTACCGCGCGGTGACCGACGCCGAGGCGATGGAGGCGATGAAGCTGCTCTCGCGGACCGAGGGCATCATCCCGGCCGTCGAGTCGGCGCACGCCCTGGCCGGGGCCATCAAGCTGGGCCAGGAGCTCGGCGAGGACGGCCTGATCGTGGTGAACCTCTCCGGTCGCGGCGACAAGGACATGGACACCGCGGCGAAGTTCTTCGGCCTGGTGCCCGAGGAGGAGCTGTCGTGA
- a CDS encoding pyridoxal-phosphate dependent enzyme — protein MHDHFAEAVKEPDLIRVREDLLCVRFETMKIYSALGAVRRLLDTGAVRPGDTLIDSSSGIYAHALALACNRYGLHCHIVGSTTIDATLKVQLEILGATLEQVQPSRSLKLDQSLRVRRITEILRDNPTYHWMRQYHDEIHYLGYRAVAEQIDRAVPPGPLSLSGGVGTGASTGAIASYLGELGREVTLIGVQPFGSVTFGAERVADPEMIIAGIGSSIEFENVRHELYDRIHWISFDYAMSAAVDLLRSSGVFAGLSAGAAYLAAHWEHEREPERLHVFLAADTGHRYAESAYSRHREAHDLHRMRPREVGVLSELACPWSAMDWARRPACARDHDVLGVA, from the coding sequence ATGCACGACCATTTCGCCGAAGCGGTCAAGGAGCCGGACCTGATCCGCGTCCGCGAGGACCTGCTCTGCGTGCGCTTCGAGACGATGAAGATCTACTCGGCGCTGGGCGCGGTGCGGCGGTTGCTCGACACCGGCGCCGTGCGGCCGGGGGACACCCTGATCGACAGTTCCAGCGGGATCTACGCGCACGCGCTGGCGCTGGCCTGCAACCGGTACGGCCTGCACTGCCACATCGTCGGGTCCACCACGATCGACGCGACGCTGAAGGTGCAGCTGGAGATCCTGGGCGCCACGCTCGAACAGGTGCAGCCCTCGCGCAGCCTGAAGCTCGACCAGAGCCTGCGCGTGCGGCGGATCACCGAGATCCTGCGGGACAACCCGACGTACCACTGGATGCGGCAGTACCACGACGAGATCCACTACCTCGGTTACCGCGCGGTGGCCGAGCAGATCGACCGGGCGGTGCCGCCCGGCCCGCTCAGCCTCTCCGGCGGGGTCGGCACCGGCGCGTCGACCGGGGCGATCGCCTCCTACCTCGGCGAGCTGGGGCGCGAGGTGACGCTGATCGGCGTGCAGCCCTTCGGCAGCGTCACCTTCGGCGCGGAGCGGGTGGCCGATCCGGAGATGATCATCGCGGGCATCGGCAGCTCGATCGAGTTCGAGAACGTGCGGCACGAGCTGTACGACCGGATCCACTGGATCTCCTTCGACTACGCCATGTCGGCCGCGGTGGACCTGCTGCGCTCCAGCGGGGTGTTCGCCGGGTTGTCGGCGGGCGCGGCCTACCTGGCGGCGCACTGGGAGCACGAGCGCGAGCCGGAGCGGCTGCACGTGTTCCTCGCCGCGGACACCGGGCACCGGTACGCGGAATCGGCGTACAGCAGGCACCGCGAGGCGCACGACCTGCACCGCATGCGCCCGCGCGAGGTCGGCGTGCTCAGCGAGCTGGCCTGCCCGTGGTCGGCGATGGACTGGGCGCGGCGGCCCGCCTGCGCCCGCGATCACGACGTGCTGGGCGTGGCGTGA
- a CDS encoding Trp biosynthesis-associated membrane protein, whose protein sequence is MATTKRPLWMIVLLLGLGALALWGSSMLTWLERPRSDLPGVPPQVVTGADHLPALVPLAVLVAAGIAGMVATSGWARRVVALVLAATGLAACLVVLLNLAGDMRVTGWGLALLGGLLVLAGGGLGVREAGRLPRLGAKYSAPGGKRPARDADTELWDALSEGEDPTTGR, encoded by the coding sequence ATGGCAACCACTAAGCGTCCTTTGTGGATGATCGTGCTGCTGCTCGGGCTGGGTGCCCTGGCGCTGTGGGGGTCGTCCATGCTGACCTGGCTCGAACGCCCCCGCTCGGACCTGCCCGGCGTGCCGCCGCAGGTGGTGACCGGGGCCGATCACCTGCCCGCGCTGGTTCCGCTGGCGGTGCTGGTGGCCGCCGGGATCGCGGGCATGGTGGCCACCTCGGGCTGGGCCCGCCGGGTGGTGGCGCTGGTGCTGGCCGCCACCGGGCTGGCCGCCTGCCTGGTCGTGCTGCTGAACCTGGCCGGTGACATGCGCGTCACCGGCTGGGGGCTGGCCCTGCTCGGCGGCCTCCTGGTGCTCGCCGGTGGCGGGCTGGGCGTGCGCGAGGCAGGACGCCTGCCGCGGCTGGGCGCCAAGTACTCCGCACCGGGCGGGAAACGTCCCGCGCGCGACGCCGATACAGAGCTCTGGGACGCGCTGTCCGAAGGCGAAGATCCCACGACCGGTCGATGA
- a CDS encoding ABC transporter substrate-binding protein — MPIALTRRGFLGISAGAALVLGGCGGAESASGAGEPKRGGRLRALFTGGGTKETLDPHAQNLFIDQARHKAVFDKLTELGDDLAPVPRLAERWESNADATVWRFTLRQAVFHDGAPLTGEDVLFSLARILDPAAGDRLARQSLSAIDIGRSRVVDPRTVELVTSTPSAELPALLATTGAAIVRTGYADPANPVGTGPFRFVSFDPGRSMVARRFDEHWEGAPLLDELHVLSADADARANAVQGGQAEYAHEMSPTFARTAEAGRTVKIVAAPGSTTQAFVLKTDRPPFDNPDVALAFKLLADRPRLVEVVLGGKGVPGNDLFGKGYRYYNDTLPQRPRDVAEARSLLTRAGVLNQPVQFFTSTVSAGFVDAATLFAEQAGEAGMRVEVVTGAAETYFKDQLTTGVLGSHRAGAAPIPDYINSRLLSTSPFNATAWKRPEFDAAFAKAQSTVDEAERTKLYHDLQRDLHDRGGLLAWGHPDWITAVAANVHGVQPVPPNTVNWARFDKVWLG; from the coding sequence ATGCCGATCGCCCTGACGCGGCGGGGATTTCTCGGGATTTCGGCAGGTGCGGCACTGGTGCTCGGCGGGTGCGGTGGTGCGGAGAGTGCGAGCGGGGCCGGTGAGCCGAAGCGGGGCGGGCGGTTGCGGGCGTTGTTCACCGGCGGCGGTACCAAGGAGACCCTCGACCCGCACGCGCAGAACCTGTTCATCGACCAGGCCCGGCACAAGGCGGTTTTCGACAAGCTCACCGAACTCGGCGACGACCTGGCCCCGGTGCCCCGGCTGGCCGAGCGCTGGGAGTCCAATGCGGACGCCACGGTGTGGCGGTTCACCCTGCGCCAGGCGGTGTTCCACGACGGCGCGCCGCTGACCGGCGAAGACGTGTTGTTCAGCCTGGCCAGGATCCTCGACCCGGCGGCGGGCGACCGGCTGGCGCGGCAGTCCCTTTCGGCCATCGACATCGGACGGTCGCGAGTGGTCGATCCGCGCACGGTGGAACTGGTGACCAGCACGCCGTCCGCGGAACTGCCCGCGCTGCTGGCCACCACCGGCGCGGCGATCGTGCGCACCGGTTACGCCGATCCGGCGAACCCCGTGGGCACCGGCCCGTTCCGGTTCGTCTCGTTCGACCCCGGCCGGTCGATGGTGGCCCGCCGCTTCGACGAGCACTGGGAGGGCGCGCCGCTGCTCGACGAACTGCACGTCCTCTCGGCCGACGCGGACGCGCGGGCGAACGCGGTGCAGGGCGGACAGGCCGAGTACGCGCACGAGATGTCACCGACCTTCGCCCGGACGGCCGAAGCCGGGCGCACGGTGAAGATCGTGGCCGCGCCGGGGAGCACCACGCAGGCGTTCGTGCTCAAGACCGACCGGCCGCCGTTCGACAACCCCGACGTGGCACTGGCGTTCAAGCTGCTGGCCGACCGGCCGCGGCTGGTCGAGGTGGTGCTCGGCGGCAAGGGCGTGCCCGGCAACGACCTGTTCGGCAAGGGGTACCGCTACTACAACGACACCCTGCCGCAGCGCCCGCGTGACGTCGCCGAGGCGCGTTCGCTGCTGACCAGAGCGGGCGTGCTCAACCAGCCCGTGCAGTTCTTCACCTCCACCGTCTCCGCCGGTTTTGTCGACGCCGCAACGCTTTTCGCCGAACAGGCCGGCGAGGCCGGGATGCGGGTGGAGGTGGTCACCGGTGCCGCGGAGACCTACTTCAAGGACCAGCTGACCACCGGCGTGCTCGGCAGCCACCGGGCCGGGGCAGCGCCGATCCCGGACTACATCAATTCGCGCCTGCTCTCCACCTCCCCGTTCAACGCCACCGCGTGGAAGCGCCCCGAGTTCGACGCCGCCTTCGCCAAAGCGCAGTCCACTGTGGACGAGGCGGAGCGGACGAAGCTCTACCACGACCTGCAGCGCGACCTCCACGACCGCGGCGGCCTGCTCGCGTGGGGTCACCCGGACTGGATCACCGCGGTGGCCGCGAACGTGCACGGGGTCCAGCCGGTGCCGCCGAACACGGTGAACTGGGCCCGGTTCGACAAGGTGTGGCTGGGCTGA
- a CDS encoding ABC transporter ATP-binding protein — protein MSALVEVDGLTARAGDAILLRDIGFRVWPGKVTALVGPSGSGKTTAALSLLGESAPGVRLSGSVTVAGAAVLDGELPRGLRGGVVSYLPQHPGSALNPARRIGTTLRELAKLHRPNESTEDVVAEAVRAAQLPGDHKLLRRFPHQFSGGQRQRVALAQALVCGPRVLVLDEPSTGLDTVTRLRLAGELAELAATGLAILLLSHQHDLVRALAEHVVLLDHGRVAGSGTPDELLGEVAPPAGDWAAPGADEALLELRGLSASVRPRGRQPILRDIDLALPPGGRIGVVGPSGSGKTTLARCIAGLHERYTGELLLDGRPLPVLRKRRRDLRRRVQYVWQEVRGSFDDRRPVLDQVARTGVRLRGLDPAAARAEAVDLLAELGVTEETAARHPDGLSGGELQRAALVRALLAEPEVLVCDEITTALDPGTARKVTTLLARLNEQRGTALLWISHDLGLIAAVTSEVLVLDDGMATGLGRDRPSLDRKESV, from the coding sequence ATGAGCGCACTGGTCGAAGTGGACGGTCTGACCGCCCGCGCCGGGGATGCGATCCTCCTGCGGGACATCGGTTTCCGGGTCTGGCCGGGTAAGGTGACCGCGTTGGTCGGGCCGTCCGGCAGCGGGAAGACCACGGCGGCGCTTTCCCTGCTCGGCGAATCCGCGCCCGGGGTGCGGTTGTCCGGATCGGTGACCGTCGCCGGTGCCGCGGTGCTCGACGGCGAACTGCCGCGCGGGCTGCGCGGGGGAGTGGTCTCCTACCTGCCGCAACACCCGGGCAGCGCGCTCAACCCGGCCCGGCGGATCGGCACCACCCTGCGCGAACTGGCGAAGCTGCACCGGCCCAACGAGTCCACTGAGGACGTTGTCGCCGAGGCGGTCCGCGCGGCTCAGCTGCCGGGGGACCACAAGCTGCTCAGGCGGTTCCCGCACCAGTTCTCCGGTGGCCAGCGGCAACGCGTGGCCCTCGCGCAGGCGCTGGTCTGCGGTCCGCGGGTGCTCGTGCTCGACGAACCGAGCACCGGCCTCGACACGGTCACCCGGCTGCGGCTGGCCGGGGAACTCGCCGAACTCGCCGCGACCGGGCTGGCCATCCTGTTGCTGAGCCACCAGCACGACCTGGTGCGCGCGCTGGCCGAGCACGTGGTGCTGCTCGACCACGGCCGGGTGGCGGGGTCGGGTACACCGGACGAGTTGCTCGGCGAGGTGGCCCCACCGGCGGGCGACTGGGCGGCACCCGGGGCGGACGAGGCGCTGCTCGAACTGCGCGGGCTGTCCGCGTCGGTGCGCCCGCGCGGGCGCCAGCCGATCCTGCGCGACATCGATCTCGCGCTGCCGCCGGGCGGGCGGATCGGCGTGGTCGGGCCGTCGGGCAGCGGGAAGACCACGCTCGCCCGGTGCATCGCCGGCCTGCACGAGCGCTACACCGGCGAACTGCTGCTGGACGGGCGGCCGTTGCCGGTGCTGCGCAAGCGCCGCCGGGACCTCCGGCGCCGCGTGCAGTACGTCTGGCAGGAGGTCCGCGGTTCGTTCGACGACCGGCGGCCGGTGCTCGACCAGGTGGCCCGCACCGGGGTCCGCCTGCGCGGCCTGGATCCCGCGGCGGCCAGGGCGGAGGCCGTGGACCTGCTGGCCGAGCTGGGCGTGACCGAGGAGACCGCCGCCCGGCACCCGGACGGCCTCTCCGGCGGTGAGCTGCAACGGGCCGCGCTCGTGCGGGCCCTGCTCGCCGAACCGGAGGTGCTGGTGTGCGACGAGATCACCACCGCGCTCGACCCGGGCACCGCGCGGAAGGTGACCACCCTGCTCGCGCGGCTGAACGAGCAGCGGGGCACCGCCCTGCTGTGGATCAGCCACGACCTCGGGCTCATCGCCGCGGTGACCAGCGAGGTGCTGGTGCTCGATGACGGGATGGCCACCGGGCTGGGACGGGACCGTCCCAGCCTCGACAGGAAGGAATCGGTATGA
- a CDS encoding methyltransferase: MSEESWALHASLPPTLSTAEILEVNPPRNDLHTVRSHTYRDWEFELPPGVFRPGETSKMIHDRLLDGRIPVAGRTYVAMGSGLGVEAVTAGIAGAARIYALDVHPASVAATEDHYRRFVGDTPPLHAIVSDLFTAFPEKAQADVITFNPPAVALKTSQDPDVVRNVCVGAGITARFFDQVLARDLLAPGGEIHLIVSNTANLRDIIAHAIESGFVPEVRERRTWPDDDVQTYLFRLRAKGDTA; this comes from the coding sequence ATGAGCGAAGAATCCTGGGCACTGCACGCGAGCCTGCCGCCCACGCTGTCCACCGCCGAGATCCTCGAGGTGAACCCGCCGAGGAACGACCTGCACACGGTGCGGTCCCACACCTACCGGGACTGGGAGTTCGAGCTGCCGCCCGGGGTGTTCCGGCCGGGCGAGACCAGCAAGATGATCCACGACCGGCTGCTGGACGGCCGGATCCCGGTGGCGGGCAGGACGTACGTGGCGATGGGCTCGGGGCTCGGCGTGGAGGCGGTGACCGCCGGGATCGCCGGTGCGGCCCGGATCTACGCGCTCGACGTGCACCCGGCCAGCGTGGCCGCGACCGAGGACCACTACCGCCGGTTCGTCGGGGACACCCCGCCGCTGCACGCGATCGTCTCCGACCTGTTCACCGCCTTCCCGGAGAAGGCGCAGGCGGACGTGATCACCTTCAACCCGCCCGCCGTCGCGCTGAAGACCAGCCAGGACCCGGACGTGGTGCGCAACGTCTGCGTCGGCGCCGGGATCACCGCGCGGTTCTTCGACCAGGTGCTCGCGCGCGACCTGCTGGCGCCCGGCGGCGAGATCCACCTCATCGTGTCCAACACGGCGAACCTGCGCGACATCATCGCGCACGCCATCGAAAGCGGGTTCGTGCCCGAGGTGCGCGAACGCCGGACCTGGCCCGACGACGACGTGCAGACCTACCTGTTCCGCCTGCGCGCCAAGGGAGACACGGCCTGA
- the trpA gene encoding tryptophan synthase subunit alpha, whose amino-acid sequence MSELDEVFRRTKAENRAALVGYLPAGYPTVDGSKDLLSAIIDGGADLVEVGVPYSDPVMDGPTIQAAADAALAGGFRLKHLFEVVESVSARGGKAVVMTYWNPVHRYGVDAFARDLAAAGGLGMITPDLIPDEAEDWFAASEAHGLDRIFLIAPSSTEERVHSTVQASTGFVYATALMGVTGVRETVDAAAAKLVERARTHTDLPIGVGLGVRSGAQAAEVAGFADAVIVGSALVTAAGAGVDAVRALSGELADGVRKAPTPA is encoded by the coding sequence GTGAGCGAGCTGGACGAGGTCTTCCGCCGGACCAAGGCGGAGAACCGGGCCGCGCTGGTCGGCTACCTGCCGGCCGGTTACCCGACCGTGGACGGTTCGAAGGACCTGCTCTCGGCGATCATCGACGGCGGCGCCGACCTGGTCGAGGTGGGCGTGCCCTACTCCGACCCGGTGATGGACGGGCCGACCATCCAGGCCGCCGCGGACGCCGCGCTGGCCGGTGGCTTCCGGCTCAAGCACCTGTTCGAGGTGGTCGAGTCGGTCTCCGCCCGCGGCGGCAAGGCCGTGGTGATGACCTACTGGAACCCGGTGCACCGCTACGGCGTGGACGCGTTCGCACGCGACCTGGCCGCCGCCGGCGGGCTGGGCATGATCACCCCGGACCTGATCCCGGACGAGGCGGAGGACTGGTTCGCCGCCTCCGAGGCGCACGGACTGGACCGCATCTTCCTGATCGCGCCCTCGTCGACCGAGGAGCGCGTGCACAGCACGGTCCAGGCGAGCACCGGTTTTGTCTACGCGACCGCGCTGATGGGCGTCACCGGGGTGCGCGAGACCGTGGACGCCGCCGCGGCCAAGCTGGTCGAACGCGCCAGGACGCACACGGACCTGCCGATCGGGGTCGGGCTCGGGGTGCGCTCGGGGGCGCAGGCCGCCGAGGTGGCCGGGTTCGCCGACGCGGTGATCGTCGGTTCCGCGCTGGTCACCGCCGCCGGTGCGGGCGTGGACGCGGTGCGGGCGCTCTCCGGTGAACTGGCCGACGGGGTGCGGAAGGCGCCCACCCCCGCCTGA
- a CDS encoding ABC transporter permease — protein MRGYVAQRLGLAVVQVMVLSVLVFALTALLPGDAADVRFDESASPEQVAVLRAELGLDRPAVERFFDWAGGVLTGDLGASLVNGQPVAEIIRGSVGATLVLAAATLAVVVPLAALLGALAGVFEGGRLDRAITSITLVLTAIPDFVLALLLISVLSLQLGWLPATWVGATGEDLLTSPELLVLPVLVLFLRTVCTLSRQIRAGTITSLHAGYVVQARRLGVPRKSLLLRHVLPNAAVPGVQELARVGDNLLGGVLVVEAIFAIPGFATALIDGVEARDVPVVQGLTLVLAVAALLVNLAADLVCNRLVPRTEVLR, from the coding sequence GTGCGCGGATACGTCGCACAGCGGCTGGGCCTGGCCGTGGTGCAGGTGATGGTGCTCTCGGTGCTGGTCTTCGCGTTGACCGCGCTGCTGCCGGGTGACGCCGCCGACGTGCGGTTCGACGAGAGCGCGTCCCCGGAGCAGGTGGCCGTCCTGCGTGCCGAGCTCGGGCTCGACCGGCCCGCGGTGGAGCGGTTCTTCGACTGGGCCGGCGGGGTGCTCACCGGCGACCTGGGCGCGTCGCTGGTCAACGGGCAGCCGGTGGCCGAGATCATCCGGGGTTCGGTGGGCGCCACGCTGGTGCTCGCGGCGGCCACGCTGGCCGTGGTGGTGCCGCTGGCCGCGCTGCTCGGCGCGCTGGCCGGGGTGTTCGAGGGCGGCAGGCTCGACCGGGCGATCACCTCGATCACCCTGGTGCTCACCGCGATCCCGGACTTCGTGCTGGCGCTGCTGCTGATCTCGGTGCTGTCGCTGCAACTCGGCTGGCTGCCCGCGACCTGGGTCGGGGCCACCGGCGAGGACCTGCTGACCAGCCCCGAACTGCTGGTGCTGCCGGTGCTGGTGTTGTTCCTCCGCACGGTGTGCACGCTCTCGCGGCAGATCCGCGCGGGCACGATCACCTCGCTGCACGCCGGGTACGTGGTGCAGGCGCGACGGCTCGGCGTGCCGCGGAAGTCGTTGCTGCTGCGGCACGTGCTGCCGAACGCGGCGGTGCCCGGGGTGCAGGAACTGGCGCGCGTCGGCGACAACCTGCTCGGTGGCGTGCTGGTGGTGGAGGCGATCTTCGCCATCCCCGGCTTCGCCACCGCGCTGATCGACGGAGTCGAGGCGCGGGATGTTCCGGTGGTGCAGGGGCTGACGCTGGTGCTGGCGGTGGCCGCGCTGCTGGTCAACCTCGCCGCCGACCTCGTCTGCAACCGGCTCGTGCCGCGGACGGAGGTGCTGCGGTGA